In a single window of the Eleginops maclovinus isolate JMC-PN-2008 ecotype Puerto Natales chromosome 6, JC_Emac_rtc_rv5, whole genome shotgun sequence genome:
- the LOC134865868 gene encoding integrin beta-1-like, giving the protein MDLRLLLIATLSAVLGGSWAQQEGSVCIKANAQSCGECIQVAESCGWCGDENFLTVGESKSARCDDLESLKKRNCDVAKIENPRGSISINKDTPVTNRKKDVAEKLKPEQITQIQPQKLTLTLRSGEPQTFDLKFKRAEDYPIDLYYLMDLSFSMKDDLENVKNLGTDLMREMQEITSDFRIGFGSFVEKTVMPYISTTPARLINPCTGNQNCTSPFSYKNVLKLTDKGDEFNNLVSQQQISGNLDSPEGGFDAIMQVAVCENQIGWRNVTRLLVFSTDAGFHFAGDGKLGGIVLPNDGKCHLENNMYTMSHYYDYPSIAHLVQKLSDHNIQTIFAVTEEFQPVYKELKNLIPKSAVGTLSSNSSNVIKLIIDAYNSLSSEVILENGRLPEGVSISYKSICKNGVEGTGENGRKCSNISIGDEVSFKISIESQKCPSPVKTEVIKIKPLGFTEEVEVVLNFICDCECAAKGEPKSDKCYEGNGTFECGACKCNEGRIGRLCECSKDEVRTEDLDANCRKDNGTDICSNNGDCVCGTCECKKRENPAEIYSGKYCECDNFNCDRSNNKLCGGHGRCECRKCICDANYTGSACDCSLETATCLAKNGQICNGRGTCECGNCKCTNPKFQGPTCEICPTCPGVCAEHKDCVQCRAFEAGEKKDTCERDCSYFQLIKVKDRDKLPQPTDQSFPLTHCKERDANDCWFYYTYAIRNDTKEVYVVETLECPAGPDIIPIVAGVVAGIVLIGLALLLIWKLLMIIHDRREFAKFEKEKMNAKWDTGENPIYKSAVTTVVNPKYEGK; this is encoded by the exons ATGGATCTCCGGCTACTTTTAATAGCAACGTTATCGGCAGTCCTCGGTGGCAGCTGGGCTCAGCAAG AGGGAAGCGTGTGCATCAAGGCCAACGCTCAGTCATGTGGGGAGTGTATCCAGGTCGCCGAGTCGTGCGGATGGTGCGGAGATGAA aacTTCCTCACTGTGGGTGAGTCCAAGTCGGCCCGCTGCGATGATCTGGAGTCCCTGAAGAAGAGAAACTGTGACGTGGCCAAAATCGAGAACCCACGTGGCAGCATCAGcatcaacaaagacacaccGGTCACCAACCGCAAGAAGGACGTGGCGGAGAAACTGAAGCCGGAGCAGATCACCCAGATCCAGCCGCAGAAACTCACCCTCACTCTCCGATCTG GTGAGCCCCAGACCTTCGATCTGAAATTCAAGCGTGCTGAGGATTACCCCATTGACCTATACTACCTTATGGACCTCTCCTTCTCTATGAAGGATGATTTGGAAAATGTGAAGAACCTTGGCACTGACCTCATGAGGGAAATGCAGGAGATCACCTCAGATTTCAGGATTG gTTTCGGCTCGTTTGTGGAGAAGACGGTCATGCCTTACATTAGCACAACGCCCGCCCGGCTCATCAACCCCTGCACAGGGAACCAGAACTGCACCAGCCCCTTCAGCTACAAGAACGTCCTGAAACTGACGGACAAGGGAGACGAGTTCAACAACCTGGTCAGTCAGCAGCAGATCTCTGGAAACCTGGACTCTCCGGAGGGCGGCTTCGATGCCATCATGCAGGTGGCGGTCTGTGAG AACCAGATCGGCTGGAGGAACGTGACCCGCCTGCTGGTGTTCTCCACCGACGCCGGATTCCACTTCGCTGGAGATGGAAAACTGGGCGGCATCGTCCTGCCCAACGACGGGAAGTGTCACCTGGAGAACAACATGTACACCATGAGCCACTACTAT GACTACCCCTCCATCGCCCATTTGGTTCAGAAGCTGAGTGATCACAACATCCAGACCATCTTTGCCGTCACTGAGGAGTTCCAGCCTGTTTACAAG GAGCTGAAGAATCTCATCCCTAAATCCGCTGTCGGCACGCTGTCCTCCAACTCCAGCAACGTGATCAAACTCATTATTGACGCCTACAAC TCTTTGTCTTCTGAGGTCATTCTGGAAAACGGCCGTCTGCCAGAGGGAGTTTCCATCTCCTACAAGTCCATCTGCAAGAACGGTGTGGAGGGAACCGGGGAGAACGGGAGGAAGTGCTCCAACATCTCCATCGGAGACGAG GTGTCTTTCAAGATTTCCATTGAGTCCCAGAAGTGTCCATCACCTGTCAAAACTGAGGTGATTAAAATCAAGCCGCTGGGCTTCAccgaggaggtggaggtggttcTGAACTTCATCTGCGACTGTGAATGCGCCGCTAAAGGAGAGCCCAAGAGCGACAAGTGCTACGAGGGCAACGGGACCTTCGAGTGCGGAGCCTGCAA GTGTAACGAGGGACGTATCGGGCGTCTCTGCGAGTGCAGCAAGGACGAAGTGCGGACAGAAGATCTGGATGCAAACTGTCGAAAGGATAACGGTACGGACATCTGCAGCAATAACGGAGACTGTGTCTGCGGCACCTGCGAATGCAAGAAGCGCGAGAACCCTGCGGAGATCTACAGCGGGAAGTACTGCGAGTGCGACAACTTCAACTGCGACCGCTCCAACAACAAGCTGTGCGGAG GACACGGCCGCTGCGAGTGCAGGAAGTGCATCTGTGACGCCAACTACACCGGCAGCGCCTGCGACTGCTCCCTGGAGACGGCCACCTGCCTCGCCAAGAACGGGCAGATCTGTAACGGCCGCGGGACATGCGAGTGTGGAAACTGCAAATGCACCAACCCCAAGTTCCAGGGTCCCACCTGCGAGATCTGCCCCACCTGCCCCGGGGTCTGCGCCGAGCACAA AGACTGTGTGCAATGCCGAGCATTCGAGGCCGGAGAGAAGAAGGACACGTGTGAGCGCGACTGCAGCTACTTCCAGCTGATCAAAGTGAAGGACCGCGACAAGCTGCCCCAGCCCACCGACCAGAGCTTCCCCCTGACCCACTGCAAGGAGCGGGACGCCAACGACTGCTGGTTCTACTACACCTACGCCATCAGGAACGACACCAAGGAGGTGTACGTGGTGGAGACGCTGG aGTGCCCAGCAGGCCCTGACATCATCCCCATCGTGGCCGGTGTGGTAGCAGGCATCGTGCTGATCGGCCTCGCCCTGCTGCTCATCTGGAAGCTGCTCATGATCATCCACGACCGTCGAGAGTTCGCCAAGTTCGAGAAGGAGAAGATGAACGCCAAGTGGGACACG ggggAGAATCCGATCTACAAAAGTGCCGTAACGACTGTCGTCAATCCAAAGTACGAGGGCAAGTGA